A window of the Microbulbifer aggregans genome harbors these coding sequences:
- a CDS encoding class I SAM-dependent methyltransferase, whose amino-acid sequence MKLKNVTMGLASVALVLAAAGCSEKENTDVQAPAVEDTQAQDSMESNATDSAVETGSEAASGKADQAGSSVDMLEAVIAGDHRTEKFAQRDKFRNPAETLSFIGVEPDMTVVEIAPGGGWYTEILAPYLKEEGTFYAAHFPADSESNYYQRSLKAFKEKLAADQESYGKVILTEFDPAAGSEIAPAGSADVVVTFRNVHNWMNQGNEENAFKSFYAALKPGGVLGVVEHRAKPGTSREDMVKSGYVTQEHVIELAQQAGFELEETSEINANPQDTADHPKGVWTLPPSLRLGEEDKDKYLAIGESDRMTLRFRKPADAASAD is encoded by the coding sequence ATGAAGCTGAAAAACGTAACAATGGGTCTGGCATCTGTAGCGCTGGTGCTGGCCGCTGCCGGTTGTAGCGAAAAAGAAAACACCGATGTGCAGGCGCCTGCGGTGGAGGACACACAGGCGCAGGACTCCATGGAGAGCAATGCGACTGATTCTGCTGTTGAAACTGGCAGCGAGGCCGCATCAGGGAAGGCTGATCAGGCAGGCTCTAGTGTCGATATGCTCGAGGCCGTGATTGCAGGGGATCACCGCACGGAGAAGTTTGCACAGCGGGATAAATTCCGCAATCCGGCTGAGACCCTCAGCTTCATCGGCGTTGAACCGGATATGACCGTTGTGGAAATTGCCCCCGGCGGCGGCTGGTACACCGAAATTCTCGCTCCCTACCTGAAGGAAGAGGGAACCTTTTACGCAGCTCATTTCCCGGCGGATAGTGAATCGAACTATTACCAGCGCTCCCTGAAAGCATTCAAGGAAAAGCTGGCCGCGGACCAGGAAAGCTACGGCAAGGTAATCCTGACCGAGTTTGACCCCGCCGCGGGCAGTGAAATCGCACCAGCTGGCAGCGCGGATGTGGTCGTCACCTTCCGCAACGTGCACAACTGGATGAATCAGGGTAATGAAGAGAATGCCTTCAAATCCTTTTATGCGGCACTGAAGCCCGGTGGCGTTCTCGGTGTTGTTGAGCATCGTGCGAAGCCCGGTACCAGCCGGGAAGATATGGTCAAGAGCGGCTATGTCACCCAGGAGCATGTTATCGAGTTGGCTCAGCAGGCGGGCTTTGAGCTGGAAGAAACCAGCGAGATCAATGCCAACCCGCAAGACACCGCAGATCATCCCAAGGGTGTCTGGACCCTGCCGCCCTCCCTGCGTCTGGGTGAGGAGGACAAGGACAAGTATCTCGCTATTGGTGAAAGCGACCGCATGACCCTGCGCTTCCGCAAGCCGGCCGATGCGGCCAGCGCCGACTGA
- a CDS encoding YheU family protein, with the protein MRIPHHQLDPDTLQNLLEEYATRDGTDYGEREVSLSDKVASLRRQLQSGEVVIWFEPGEESVNLVLAEDLAGHE; encoded by the coding sequence ATGCGAATTCCCCATCATCAACTCGATCCCGATACCCTGCAGAACCTGCTTGAGGAGTATGCCACCCGGGACGGCACTGACTATGGCGAGCGGGAAGTGAGCCTTAGTGACAAGGTCGCCAGCCTGCGCCGCCAGCTCCAGTCCGGCGAGGTCGTGATCTGGTTTGAGCCGGGGGAGGAGTCCGTCAACCTGGTACTGGCAGAGGACCTGGCCGGTCATGAGTGA
- a CDS encoding alpha/beta family hydrolase — protein MSEWLVDRPTGEPRARFLFAHGAGAPMDSDFMSALAGTVSAQGIEVVRFEFPYMQERRQSGKRRPPNPMPQLQKAFAAQIDHWLSQEDGLPLFIGGKSMGGRVASLLADARFAAGQLYGLVCLGYPFHPRGKPERLRTEHLADLQCPALVVQGTRDPLGNAEEVAGYGLSESISVVWLEDGDHDFKPRKASGFTLEGHWQAAAKHVAEFIQKQLRGS, from the coding sequence ATGAGTGAATGGCTGGTCGATCGCCCCACGGGTGAGCCCCGGGCTCGCTTCCTTTTTGCCCATGGGGCCGGTGCGCCGATGGACAGCGATTTTATGTCGGCGCTCGCCGGGACTGTCTCGGCGCAGGGTATCGAAGTGGTTCGCTTCGAGTTTCCCTATATGCAGGAGCGGCGGCAGTCCGGCAAGCGCCGTCCCCCGAACCCCATGCCCCAGCTCCAGAAAGCATTCGCAGCGCAGATCGATCACTGGCTCTCGCAGGAGGATGGGTTGCCGTTGTTTATCGGTGGAAAGTCCATGGGAGGGCGGGTTGCCAGCCTGTTGGCGGATGCGCGTTTTGCGGCTGGGCAATTGTATGGGCTGGTCTGCCTCGGTTACCCCTTTCATCCGCGAGGCAAGCCGGAGCGGCTGCGTACGGAGCACCTGGCGGATCTCCAGTGTCCGGCGCTGGTCGTGCAGGGCACAAGAGACCCACTGGGAAATGCCGAGGAAGTTGCCGGCTACGGTCTGTCGGAGAGTATCTCAGTGGTCTGGCTGGAAGATGGCGATCACGATTTCAAGCCCCGCAAGGCCAGTGGTTTTACCCTCGAGGGCCACTGGCAGGCAGCCGCAAAGCATGTCGCTGAGTTTATTCAGAAGCAGCTTCGAGGATCGTGA
- a CDS encoding antibiotic biosynthesis monooxygenase family protein yields the protein MIYVLIEREIAPDMQSNYEQAARKLLNHAYRTVGFIEGQTYTAKENPLRRFTLSKWQSDLHWEHWYTSEERRGQMALLKPMLKEDERITILEAASE from the coding sequence ATGATTTACGTTTTGATCGAGCGGGAAATCGCTCCCGACATGCAGTCCAACTACGAGCAGGCGGCGCGCAAGTTACTGAACCACGCCTACCGCACCGTGGGCTTCATCGAAGGGCAGACCTACACCGCCAAGGAAAACCCGCTGCGCCGCTTTACCCTGTCCAAATGGCAGTCAGACCTGCACTGGGAGCACTGGTATACCAGTGAAGAGCGCCGCGGACAGATGGCCCTGCTGAAACCCATGCTCAAAGAAGACGAGCGTATCACGATCCTCGAAGCTGCTTCTGAATAA
- the tusA gene encoding sulfurtransferase TusA — translation MKSEHTLDARGLLCPEPVMMLHAAVRKVAPGEVLQMLATDPSTQRDVPKFCQFLGYELVDHREEESEFVYWIRKAEA, via the coding sequence ATGAAATCAGAACACACCCTCGATGCCCGCGGCCTGCTGTGCCCGGAACCCGTCATGATGTTACACGCGGCAGTGCGCAAAGTCGCGCCGGGTGAAGTGCTGCAGATGCTCGCTACAGATCCCTCGACCCAGCGGGACGTCCCCAAGTTCTGCCAGTTTCTCGGCTATGAACTGGTGGATCACCGAGAGGAAGAGAGCGAGTTCGTCTACTGGATCAGGAAGGCAGAAGCCTGA
- a CDS encoding elongation factor P hydroxylase, with product MPSLSSAAELATEIEIADRICAVFDRCFSAREGLDTRLCGGHPEPFYRPAGEEYSYHRVEFTLDYPASALHEAAHWCVAGAARRQQPDYGYWYAPDGRTEAQQQLFEQVEVKPQAMEWIFSRACGLRFRVSADNLAQGLGPSDAFKAAIFEQVQTYCRQGLPDRAGKFASALAVEFGRPQPLSERLYQLADLS from the coding sequence TTGCCAAGCCTGTCCAGTGCCGCTGAATTGGCGACTGAAATCGAGATTGCAGACAGGATCTGTGCCGTGTTCGATCGCTGCTTTTCCGCTCGTGAGGGCCTGGATACGCGGCTGTGCGGCGGCCACCCGGAGCCATTCTACCGGCCTGCAGGGGAGGAGTATTCCTATCACCGGGTCGAATTCACTCTGGACTATCCGGCCAGTGCCCTGCACGAGGCCGCCCACTGGTGTGTGGCCGGCGCCGCGCGGCGCCAACAGCCGGACTACGGGTACTGGTATGCCCCGGATGGTCGCACGGAGGCGCAGCAGCAGCTGTTCGAACAGGTAGAGGTGAAGCCCCAGGCCATGGAGTGGATCTTCTCCCGGGCCTGCGGCCTCCGCTTTCGCGTCAGCGCCGACAACCTGGCGCAGGGCCTGGGGCCGAGCGATGCCTTCAAGGCCGCTATCTTCGAGCAGGTGCAGACCTATTGCCGGCAGGGCCTGCCGGATCGTGCCGGGAAGTTCGCCAGCGCCCTGGCAGTGGAGTTCGGTCGGCCACAGCCACTCAGTGAGCGACTCTATCAGCTGGCGGACCTGTCATGA
- a CDS encoding 5'-3' exonuclease, with protein sequence MTGKEPAVHNGPTPYRTTPFLVDASVYIFRYYFALPPNWESRSGYPTEAVYGFTNFLLDLLRRRPSHIACAFDESLGSCFRNELYPDYKCSRAFPDEALAFQLAACRAMAEALGIASFASERFEADDILATLTRLLRDCRPVVISRDKDLGQLLDRGAVSLWDFAADRHTDGEGVRARFGVAPRQIADFLALVGDSSDDIPGVPGVGPKTAAALLQHFDSVEALLAHPATVADLAIRGAKGLARKLEEHAEQILLAKRLASLEETVPLGVEPEALRWAAPDLGMAQALADEFGIGGLKSKIERTFAARIEQPAEGA encoded by the coding sequence ATGACGGGTAAAGAGCCAGCAGTGCACAATGGCCCTACCCCGTATAGGACAACCCCTTTCCTGGTGGATGCCTCGGTCTATATCTTCCGCTATTACTTTGCCCTGCCACCCAACTGGGAGAGCCGCAGCGGCTACCCTACCGAGGCGGTCTACGGCTTCACCAACTTCCTGCTGGACCTGTTGCGCAGGCGCCCATCCCACATTGCCTGCGCCTTTGATGAGTCGCTTGGTAGTTGTTTTCGCAACGAGCTCTACCCGGACTACAAATGCAGCCGCGCTTTCCCCGATGAAGCCCTGGCGTTTCAGTTGGCCGCCTGTCGCGCTATGGCGGAAGCGTTGGGTATCGCCAGTTTTGCCAGTGAGCGGTTTGAGGCCGATGACATCCTGGCAACCCTGACTCGACTCTTGCGTGACTGTCGGCCCGTGGTCATCAGCCGGGACAAGGATCTAGGCCAGCTGCTCGATCGGGGTGCGGTTTCCCTTTGGGATTTCGCCGCAGATCGCCATACCGACGGCGAGGGGGTACGTGCCCGTTTTGGTGTAGCACCGCGTCAGATTGCCGACTTTCTTGCCCTGGTGGGTGACAGTAGCGATGACATCCCCGGTGTTCCCGGGGTTGGGCCCAAGACCGCCGCGGCACTGCTGCAGCATTTTGATTCGGTGGAAGCCCTGCTGGCGCACCCTGCTACCGTGGCAGATTTGGCAATTCGTGGGGCAAAGGGGCTTGCCCGCAAGCTTGAAGAGCACGCAGAGCAGATCCTGCTGGCTAAAAGGCTTGCCAGTCTCGAGGAAACTGTGCCGCTCGGTGTCGAGCCTGAAGCATTGCGATGGGCTGCACCGGACTTGGGGATGGCGCAGGCTCTCGCCGATGAATTCGGCATCGGTGGGCTCAAGTCTAAAATCGAACGAACATTTGCGGCGCGAATCGAACAACCGGCGGAGGGAGCGTGA
- a CDS encoding 4-phosphoerythronate dehydrogenase has product MREGKIRIVADENIPAVEHYFGDLGSVRRLPGRTMSREQLLDADVLLVRSVTPVNRELLEGTPVGFVGSCTIGTDHLDTQWLDRQGIPWSAAPGCNANSVVEYVFCALAALGRDWRGQRFGIVGCGNVGGSLQQRLHGLGIECRVYDPWLPENPDAADLDEVMSQDVVCLHAPLVKGGPHPSLHMIDAERLAGMKDGAVLISAGRGAVVDNSALLALLESGKPLTTVLDVWENEPDIDTALLSRVDIGTPHIAGYSHDGKLAGTRMVREALSNALGLPPVVADSAFQGQIHSLIPSAAAKDSDGEFATMADLLLQMYDPRGDDRRLRAAANAELNLAQGFDRLRREYPRRLEFSHYRGEGGDLAAESRRQLEILGLKWN; this is encoded by the coding sequence GTGAGAGAAGGCAAGATCAGGATTGTGGCCGACGAGAATATCCCGGCGGTTGAACACTACTTTGGCGACCTGGGCAGCGTCCGCCGGTTGCCCGGTCGCACGATGTCGCGGGAGCAGCTGCTGGACGCGGATGTTCTGCTGGTACGCTCGGTGACGCCGGTTAACCGCGAGCTGCTCGAGGGTACCCCGGTGGGGTTCGTCGGCAGCTGCACCATCGGCACGGATCACCTGGACACACAGTGGCTCGACAGGCAGGGGATACCCTGGAGTGCGGCACCCGGCTGTAATGCCAATTCAGTGGTCGAATACGTTTTCTGTGCGCTTGCAGCATTGGGGCGCGACTGGCGCGGGCAGCGCTTTGGCATCGTCGGTTGCGGCAATGTCGGCGGCTCGCTGCAGCAGCGGCTGCACGGGCTGGGCATCGAGTGCCGGGTGTACGATCCCTGGCTTCCCGAGAACCCGGATGCCGCTGACCTGGACGAGGTGATGTCCCAGGATGTGGTCTGTCTGCACGCGCCGCTGGTGAAGGGTGGTCCCCATCCCAGCCTGCATATGATTGATGCCGAGCGCCTTGCCGGTATGAAAGACGGCGCAGTACTGATCAGCGCCGGCCGCGGTGCGGTGGTGGACAACAGTGCATTGCTGGCGCTCCTCGAAAGTGGCAAGCCGCTGACTACGGTGCTGGATGTCTGGGAGAATGAGCCGGATATCGATACGGCGCTGTTATCCAGGGTGGATATCGGCACGCCACATATTGCCGGTTACAGTCACGACGGCAAACTCGCCGGAACACGGATGGTGCGTGAGGCGCTCTCCAATGCGCTGGGTTTGCCCCCGGTCGTCGCTGACAGCGCCTTCCAGGGACAGATTCATTCTCTGATCCCATCTGCTGCTGCAAAGGACTCGGATGGCGAATTTGCCACGATGGCAGATTTGCTGCTGCAGATGTACGACCCCCGGGGCGATGATCGTCGCCTCCGCGCGGCGGCCAACGCAGAGTTGAACCTCGCTCAGGGGTTTGATCGTCTGCGGCGGGAATACCCGCGTCGTCTGGAGTTTTCTCATTACCGCGGCGAGGGTGGTGACCTCGCCGCCGAATCCCGCCGGCAACTGGAAATACTGGGGCTCAAGTGGAACTGA
- a CDS encoding ATP-NAD kinase family protein yields the protein MELKKLGLIINPWAGIGGPAGLKGSDGVETVRRALESGIEPRAQQRASVALEALRDFQDRVEVLCFGGNMGEDVARAAGFAVTVVGEAESNPSTPADTERAASVIRAAGADLIVFVGGDGTARNMVNALGPEFPVLGIPAGVKMHSACFAISPGAAGEVLRRLLAGELVDLREHEVRDIDEKSFREGRVSTRYYGELLVPEEGHFVQAVKNAGREVEELAVADIAAEVVEDIEPETLYVVGPGSTTLAVLNELGCDGTLLGVDLLQDGELIASDVSARDIEAALAQHEGPAKIILTAIGGQGHLIGRGNQQFSPAVLRAVGRENLIVVATKTKITELGGRPLLVDSGDADLDREWSGFIPVITGYRDAILYPLSNGDL from the coding sequence GTGGAACTGAAGAAACTCGGTCTGATCATCAATCCATGGGCCGGTATCGGTGGCCCGGCAGGGCTCAAGGGCAGTGACGGTGTCGAGACCGTGCGCAGAGCGTTGGAGTCGGGCATTGAACCCCGTGCGCAACAGCGTGCAAGCGTTGCCCTCGAGGCGCTGCGTGATTTTCAGGATCGGGTGGAGGTTCTCTGCTTCGGCGGCAACATGGGTGAAGACGTGGCTCGTGCCGCCGGCTTTGCTGTAACCGTCGTCGGAGAAGCGGAAAGCAATCCGTCGACCCCTGCGGACACCGAGCGCGCAGCCAGTGTGATCCGCGCTGCCGGTGCCGACCTGATCGTGTTTGTCGGTGGTGACGGCACCGCCCGCAATATGGTCAATGCACTCGGCCCCGAGTTTCCGGTACTGGGCATCCCCGCCGGAGTAAAAATGCACTCCGCCTGTTTTGCAATTTCCCCCGGGGCGGCAGGGGAGGTCCTGCGGCGCCTGCTCGCGGGCGAGCTGGTGGACCTGCGCGAGCATGAGGTGCGGGATATCGATGAGAAATCTTTCCGTGAGGGGAGGGTAAGTACCCGCTACTACGGGGAACTGTTGGTGCCGGAAGAGGGTCACTTTGTGCAGGCGGTGAAAAATGCCGGTCGCGAAGTGGAAGAGTTGGCGGTGGCCGATATCGCCGCCGAGGTGGTCGAGGATATCGAGCCGGAAACCCTCTACGTGGTCGGGCCCGGTTCCACCACTTTGGCGGTGCTGAATGAGCTGGGCTGCGATGGCACCCTGCTGGGGGTGGATCTGTTGCAAGACGGCGAACTGATCGCAAGCGATGTCAGCGCACGGGATATCGAGGCGGCGTTGGCGCAGCACGAGGGGCCGGCAAAAATCATCCTCACTGCCATCGGTGGTCAGGGGCACCTCATTGGTCGCGGCAACCAGCAGTTCTCACCGGCAGTCTTGCGCGCTGTGGGCCGCGAGAACCTGATCGTAGTCGCCACCAAGACGAAAATAACCGAGCTTGGTGGCAGGCCGTTACTCGTGGATAGTGGCGATGCCGATCTGGACCGCGAGTGGAGCGGGTTTATCCCGGTGATCACCGGTTATCGCGATGCGATCCTGTACCCACTGAGTAACGGCGATTTGTAA
- a CDS encoding class I SAM-dependent methyltransferase — protein sequence MNWKALLEQVEKKLAEGGTDSRRFFHGRGRCYEGLEQVCVDSFYPAILVTFFEPHEGEDELCRQIWEMAGPSGYTGVAAQRRYLQGAPVEWLAGKPVPAPIARRGELKFPLTFARQNVGFFLDIEPGRRWLEQQVKARAGSQERLKMLNLFAFTCAFSAVARAAGELEVVNIDVNRGVLNRGRENHLSNNLPLKGIKFLQLDALREFNRFDRRGPFQLAIVDPPTRQKGRFDVSENYEKLLQLLPACLAPGADLLMVLNSPSHSEAHFREVIENADNRYRVIERLPQSPDFPDRDPDAALKMLHVRFEG from the coding sequence ATGAACTGGAAGGCCCTGCTGGAGCAGGTTGAAAAAAAACTCGCAGAGGGCGGCACTGATAGCCGTCGTTTCTTTCACGGCCGCGGCCGATGCTACGAGGGACTGGAGCAGGTCTGCGTAGACAGCTTTTACCCCGCGATTCTGGTGACGTTTTTTGAGCCCCATGAGGGTGAAGACGAGCTGTGCCGACAGATCTGGGAGATGGCCGGGCCCTCGGGCTACACCGGTGTGGCGGCCCAGCGCCGCTACCTGCAGGGTGCTCCGGTGGAGTGGCTGGCCGGAAAGCCCGTGCCGGCACCGATTGCCCGTCGTGGCGAGCTGAAATTTCCGCTGACCTTCGCCCGCCAGAATGTGGGTTTTTTCCTGGATATCGAACCCGGCCGCCGCTGGCTGGAACAGCAGGTGAAGGCGCGAGCTGGCTCGCAAGAGCGGCTGAAAATGCTCAACCTGTTTGCCTTTACCTGCGCGTTTTCCGCGGTCGCCCGGGCCGCCGGGGAACTGGAGGTGGTGAATATCGATGTGAACCGCGGTGTGCTGAACCGGGGCCGGGAAAATCACCTGTCCAACAATCTGCCCCTGAAGGGTATCAAGTTTTTGCAGCTTGATGCACTGCGGGAATTCAATCGCTTTGACCGTCGCGGGCCCTTCCAGCTGGCCATCGTGGATCCGCCCACGCGCCAGAAAGGGCGCTTCGATGTGAGCGAAAACTACGAGAAATTGCTGCAGCTGCTACCGGCCTGCCTGGCGCCCGGTGCCGACCTGCTGATGGTGCTGAATTCGCCGAGTCATAGCGAGGCGCATTTCCGCGAAGTAATCGAGAATGCGGACAATCGCTACCGCGTGATCGAGCGTTTACCGCAGAGTCCCGACTTCCCCGACCGAGACCCGGATGCGGCACTGAAAATGCTGCATGTGCGCTTCGAGGGCTAA
- a CDS encoding pyridoxal phosphate-dependent aminotransferase — MKDILKSEKLHGVCYEIRGPVMEQASRMEEEGHRILKLNIGNPAPFGFNAPDEIIQDVIHNLAEAQGYVESKGLFAARKAIMQECQTLGIEGVDIDDIYLGNGVSELISMATQALLNTGDELLLPMPNYPLWTAATNLTGANPVLYRCDEQAGWLPDIDDIKSKITPRTRGIVVINPNNPTGAVYPRDLLEQIVEVARQNDLVIFADEIYSKILYDDAEFVPMGRLAKDVLCLSFNGLSKSYRLAGFRSGWMVVSGAKQRAKGFLEGMEILASMRLCGNVPAMFAVQTALGGYQSIQDLVLPGGRLRQQRDLAHRMLNEIPGVSCVKPEGAIYLFPRLHLDQHKIRDDEQLVLDFLREEKILLVQGTAFHWDAPDHLRIVFLPRADELSHSIERLGAFLERYSA; from the coding sequence ATGAAGGACATACTCAAGTCGGAAAAGCTTCACGGCGTCTGCTATGAAATACGCGGCCCGGTGATGGAGCAAGCCTCCCGCATGGAGGAGGAAGGCCACCGTATTCTCAAACTCAACATCGGCAATCCGGCCCCATTCGGCTTCAATGCGCCAGACGAAATCATCCAGGACGTTATTCACAATCTGGCTGAGGCGCAGGGCTATGTCGAGTCCAAGGGCCTGTTTGCGGCGCGTAAGGCCATTATGCAGGAATGCCAGACCCTGGGCATTGAGGGGGTGGATATCGACGATATCTATCTGGGTAACGGCGTCTCCGAACTCATCTCCATGGCCACCCAGGCGCTGCTCAATACCGGCGACGAGCTGCTCCTGCCCATGCCCAACTACCCACTCTGGACGGCGGCCACCAACCTCACTGGCGCCAACCCGGTGCTCTACCGCTGTGACGAGCAGGCGGGCTGGTTGCCGGACATTGACGATATCAAATCGAAGATCACGCCGCGCACCCGCGGGATCGTAGTCATCAACCCGAACAACCCCACCGGTGCCGTCTACCCCCGGGATCTGCTGGAACAGATCGTGGAAGTGGCCAGGCAGAACGACCTGGTGATCTTCGCCGATGAGATTTACAGCAAAATCCTGTACGACGATGCCGAATTCGTCCCTATGGGCCGACTGGCCAAGGATGTTCTCTGCCTGAGCTTCAACGGGTTGTCCAAATCCTACCGCCTGGCGGGATTCCGCTCCGGTTGGATGGTTGTCAGCGGGGCCAAACAGCGCGCGAAAGGCTTTCTGGAGGGGATGGAAATTCTCGCTTCCATGCGTCTGTGCGGCAATGTGCCCGCCATGTTCGCGGTGCAGACTGCCCTCGGTGGCTACCAGAGTATCCAGGACCTGGTGCTGCCCGGCGGGCGCCTGCGCCAGCAGAGGGATCTTGCACATCGGATGCTGAACGAGATTCCCGGCGTGAGCTGCGTAAAGCCGGAGGGAGCCATTTACCTGTTCCCGCGCCTGCATCTTGACCAACACAAGATCCGCGACGATGAGCAACTGGTGCTGGACTTCTTGCGCGAGGAGAAAATCCTGCTGGTGCAGGGCACCGCATTCCATTGGGATGCACCGGATCATCTGCGCATCGTCTTCCTGCCGCGCGCCGATGAACTCTCCCACTCTATCGAAAGACTGGGCGCCTTCTTAGAACGCTACTCCGCCTGA
- the msrB gene encoding peptide-methionine (R)-S-oxide reductase MsrB: MSKEKDDNYWRDKLTPEEFHVCREAGTERPFSGEYWDCFEEGTYRCRCCGEPLFHSGSKFDAGCGWPSFDAEVAPGVVAERPDNSLGMQRIEILCAKCESHLGHVFPDGPTETGLRYCVNSLSVKLDQDESNENSQDGEGNEGDKE, from the coding sequence ATGTCAAAAGAAAAAGACGATAACTACTGGCGCGACAAGCTGACTCCGGAAGAATTTCACGTTTGTCGCGAGGCGGGTACAGAGCGCCCCTTCTCTGGCGAGTACTGGGATTGCTTTGAGGAGGGCACCTATCGTTGCCGTTGCTGTGGTGAACCCCTGTTTCACTCCGGGTCAAAGTTCGATGCCGGTTGTGGCTGGCCCAGTTTTGATGCGGAGGTGGCTCCGGGAGTGGTGGCCGAGCGGCCGGACAATAGCCTCGGAATGCAGCGAATTGAGATACTCTGTGCCAAATGTGAGAGTCACCTGGGGCACGTGTTTCCGGATGGCCCGACAGAAACCGGATTGCGCTATTGCGTCAATTCTCTGTCGGTGAAACTGGATCAGGACGAGAGCAACGAAAACAGCCAGGACGGCGAGGGAAACGAGGGAGATAAAGAATGA
- a CDS encoding DUF1499 domain-containing protein — MRNRHWSRWLYRVQWLLLTVIFLAAVALRLELLHFRTVFKIFQYAGLAAIGVALISILVFIWGLVKRHADARRAAMWGTLLGLLPVAVPLLTVGPDNFDVPPIHDISTDLGNPPEYRAVLSIRDPDDNSAEYDGEEVARQQREADIYADIQPLMVALPVEQATALAAKVAEDMGWRILDRDDKAGHLEAVDRTLLLGFSDDVVVRVTATEDGSRVDVRSSSRVGISDLGKNAERIRAFLSDLEARVRQVGKGA; from the coding sequence ATGAGAAACAGGCACTGGAGCCGCTGGCTCTACCGGGTGCAATGGTTGCTGCTGACAGTGATCTTCCTGGCGGCGGTCGCGTTGAGGCTGGAGCTCCTCCATTTCCGCACCGTATTCAAGATATTTCAGTATGCGGGCCTGGCTGCTATTGGTGTGGCCCTGATCAGCATCCTGGTCTTTATCTGGGGTCTGGTGAAACGCCATGCGGATGCCCGCCGGGCAGCGATGTGGGGCACTTTGCTGGGGTTGCTGCCGGTGGCCGTGCCGCTGCTGACGGTGGGGCCGGACAATTTTGATGTGCCGCCAATTCACGATATCTCCACGGATCTCGGTAATCCGCCGGAATACCGCGCTGTACTCTCCATCAGGGATCCTGACGATAACAGTGCCGAGTACGACGGCGAAGAAGTGGCCAGGCAGCAGCGGGAAGCGGACATCTACGCGGATATCCAGCCGCTGATGGTGGCGTTGCCGGTAGAGCAGGCCACAGCCCTGGCGGCCAAGGTAGCCGAGGACATGGGTTGGCGAATTCTCGACCGCGACGATAAAGCCGGTCACCTGGAAGCAGTGGATCGAACGCTGTTGCTCGGATTCAGTGACGATGTAGTCGTGCGGGTCACGGCAACTGAGGATGGTTCGAGGGTCGATGTGCGCTCCAGCTCCCGTGTCGGTATCAGCGACCTGGGCAAGAACGCTGAGCGTATCCGTGCGTTTCTATCCGATCTGGAGGCCCGCGTACGGCAGGTGGGCAAGGGCGCATGA